Sequence from the Muntiacus reevesi chromosome 17, mMunRee1.1, whole genome shotgun sequence genome:
gagatccaaccagtccatcctaaaggagatcagtcctgaatattcattggaaggactgatgctgaagctgaaactccaatactttggccacctcatgcgaagagttgactcattagaaaagaccctgatgcttggagggattgggggtaggaggagaaggggatgacagaggatgagatggctgaatggcaccaccaacttgatggacatgagtttgggtggactctgggagttggtgatggacagggaggcctggtgtgctgtgattcatggggtcgcaaagaatcggacacgactgagagactgaactgaactgatattacaATTTATATAGGTAAAGAAATTTGTATCACTCAACAAATTTAGTTATAAAGTTGTGTCAATAGTTTTTAACTTGTtgcttaacattttaatttagtcATTCTTAACCCTGTattgaataaaaagaataaactttGCACATTCTGTTTCTATGTACAGagtacataaatacatacacagtATATCTGTGTTAACAAAATTTTATGTGGTgggcaattagaaaaaaaatatctaaaaggCTCTGTGGGCAAGGGAAGAGGTAATAATGGAAAAAAAGTCATTGGGAAACATTGCTATAACCCATTTGGAgattacaaaaagaaaagcaaaaagggaaGTGGAAAGTAAGAGGGAACTTTCAGAAAATGGAAACCATGGGCTCCTATTTAAGACACAGGCCTGAAGGAAGGTCTTCAGGGAACCTAGAGAGCAGGCTCACAGAGTCACCCACCTCCCAGGCCAGCAGCATCCGCAAGGTCCCCGATGGCCCCAGCCTGGTCCTCACTCCTGGCCCTGCTGCTGCTCAGCTGCAACTCCATCTGCTCTCTGGGCTGCCACCTGCCTCACACCCACAGCCTGGCCAACAGGAGGGTCCTGACGCTCCTGCGACACCTGAGGATggtctccccttcctcctgcctgcaGGACAGAAATGACTTCGCCTTCCCCCAGGAGGCGCTGGGTGGCAGCCAGTTGCAGAGGGCTCAAGCCATCTCTGTGCTCCACGAGGTGACCCAGCACACCTTCcagctcttcagcactcagggcTCGGCCGCTGTGTGGGACCAGAGCCTCCTGGACAAGCTCCGCACTGCACTGGACCAGCAGCTCACTGACCTGCAAGCCTGTCTGAGGCAGGAGCAGGGGCTGCAAGGGGCTCCCCTGCTCAAGGGGGACTCCAGCCTGGCTCTGAGGAAATACTTCCACAGAGTCACTCTCTATCTTCAAGAGAAGGGACACAGCCCTTGTGCCTGGGAGGTTGTCAGAGCAGAAGTCATGAGAGCCTTCTCTTCCTCAACAAACTTGCAGGAGAGATTCCGGAGGAAGGACTGACACACACCTGGTTCAACACGGAAATGATCCTCACAGACCAACAAGAGCACATGCCTCCTGCGCGGCCACAGGGAGGACTCTCATTTCTGCTGTCATCCTGCCCTGAATCGATTCAATTTGTCACATGATTTCAGGGATATTAAGTGACATCATGTTCTACTCTATAGGCACTAGTCCCTCAAACATGCCCAAgacagtctttttatttatttatctacttaaatatttatctttaaaaaatatttatttgactatttaaaaaacttaaagtacttttatttatacatttgtgTACCTTTACACTGTATAATAAAGTGTCCATAATTAGCTAATTGTTCTtctgtttattaaatttttattatagaaaacttataatttttatttttgaagaaaaggaaatttaaaaataacaatcatATTTATgcaataatgggcttcccaggtggctcggtggtaaagaatctgcctggtaatgcagcagatgcaggcttgatccttgggtcaggaagatgccctggagtaggaaatgacaacccatttcagcattcttgcctggaaaatcatatggacagaggaacctggtgagctatagtccacacggttgcaaaaaagtcacacatgactcagcaactatacaaaaataataacaatgaatgCAATaataagaagaaggaaaatcaaATGAATTCTCTCACTAAGAGCAAGAGTGGAGAATgtcaggaaataaaagcaaaacagtaGATATCCTCTCTGGTTGACTGGTAGACATTCATATACAAATGTCATTTGCAAGTTGGGATGTGTGAGTTTGTAATTTAAAAGGATATGATGGATTCTGAAATAACAAAAATTACATTGAATATAAAGACTGAGACTTTCTTCAAAAAGGAAAGTGGGAAACTGGATCAGGCAACCTCTTTCTCAAAACTTAaggtaaaggaaaagaaattggtCAAAATCAGCTCAAAAACAACATGAACCATCAAAATCTGTAGAGCAAGAAAGTGTTGTATTTAATTCAGGAGTAAAAACAGATTTAACAATCGGAACAGAAATCCAGAATACAAAGCTCACAGACTCACCCATAACTCACAATAAAGAATTTTTCATTGAAATTCCATTCTGTTTGGACACATGTGTGATGTTGAGAAACCCACTTAATCTAAGCCTCAGCTTTTCCATAAATAAACAGGTTCAAAATATTTATAGAgtttttgtgaatattaaataaaCTTAGGCCAAATTTAggttgaaattgaagaaagtggagaaaaccactacaccatcgaggtatgatctaaatcaattctcttatgactatacagtggaagtaagaaatagatctaagggactagatctgacagatagagggcctgatgaactatagatggaggttcgtgacattgtacaggagacaggaagcaagaccatccccaagaaaaagaaatgcaaaaaagcaaaatggctgtctgaggaaggcttacaaatagctgtgaaaagaagggaagtgaaaaacaaaggagaaaaggaaagatattcccatttgaatgcagagttccaaagaatagcaaggagtgataagaaagcctttctcagtgattgatgcaaagaaatagaggaaaacaatagaatgggaaagactagagatctcttcaagataattagagataccaacggaacatttaatgcaaagataggcacaattaaggacagaaatggtatggacctaacagaagcagaagatatcaagaagagatggcaagaatacacagaagaactgtacaaaaaagatcttcatgacccagataatcacaatggtgtgatcactcacctagagccagacatcctggaatgtgaagtcaagtgggccttaggaagcatcactatgaataacactagtggaggtgatggaattctagttcagctatttcaaatcctggaagatgatgctgtgtaacactagtggaggtgatggaattctagttcagctatttcaaatcctggaagatgatgctgtgaaagtgctgcactcaatatgccagcaactttggaaaactcagcagtggccacaggactggaaaaggtcagttttcattccaatcccaaagaaaggcaatcccaaagaatgctcaaactactgcacaattgcactcatctcacatgctagtaaagtaatgctcaaaattctccaagccaggcttcagcaatatgtgaaccgtgaacttccagatgttcaagctggttttagaaaaggcagaggaaccacagatcaaattgccaacatccgctggatcatcgaaaaagcaagagagttccagaaaaacatctatttctgctttcttgactatgccaaagcctttgactgtgtggatcacagtaaactgtggaaaattcttcaagagatgggcataccagaccacctgatccgcctcttgagaaacctgtgtgcaggtcaggaagcaacagttagaactggacagggaacaacagactggttccaaataggaaaaggagtacaccaaggctgtatagtgtcaccttgcttatttaacttctatgcagagtacatcatgagaaatgctgggctggaggaagcacaagctggaatcaagattgccgggagaaatatcaataacctcagatatgcagatgataccacccttatggcagaaagtgaagaagaactaaacagcctctggatgaaagtgaaagaggagagtgaaaaagttggcttaaggctcaacattcagaaaactatgaacatggcatctggttccatcacttcacggcaaatatgtgggggaacagtggaaacagtgactgactttatttctctgggatccaaaatcactgcaggtggttatttcagccatgaaattaaaagatgtttactccttggaaggaaagttatgaccaacctagacagcatgttgaaaagcagagacattatttagtcaacaaaggtccatctagtaaaggctatggtttttccagtggtcatgtatggatgtgagagttggactataaagaaagctgagcactggagaattgatgcttttgaactgtggtgttggagaagagtcttgagagtcccttggattgcaaggagatccaaccaatccatcctgaaggagatcagtcctgagtgttcattggtaggactgatgctgaagctgaaactccaatactttggccacctcatgcgaagagctgactcctttgaaaagaccttgatgctgggaaagattgagggcaggaggagaaggggaagacaaaggatgagatagttggatggcatcaccgactccatggacatgagcttgagtaaactccgggagttggtgatggacaggggggcctggcgtgctgcggttcatggggtcacaaagagtcggacacgactgagcgactgaagtgaactgagcatCATATATTAGAGTAAGGAATTAAAATATGGTAGgtattttcctattttccttcCGACAGCCCTATAAGTAAATATTATTTGTCTCTATAAAATTCTCAGGAACCGTGACCTACTTTTCAGTAATTGCCTCCAAAGGAGTCAGCCTAAAAAAGAATTCTGTAATGAATTCTACAGAAGGctgaaaaaatgtcattttttcccctaatttcaaAGAAGTGTGTCATTTAGGTTCAGAGGTGAAATGGTGGCTTATATTAATATCCAAGAGAGGGGAACAAATATTTAGATAAAGGGCAGAAAAGAACATGTTATCTATTTAATGGTCTGGTGCCTGGTGCATTCTCTTCTCAGCATTCCAAGATACATTCCCATTTCACATCATTGCCTTCCCCTCCAAAGTAGAAATCCCCACACGACCCTTCTCATTCACTTTTTACCTCTCCACCATTCACACAATTGCTTTCTGCTGTTTGGTTTCCACTTAAAGACTTCCCTGAAAAGCAGAACAACACGAGTAGAAagcaaatgttaaataaaatgtcTAGGTTTTGTGGAAACATCTGCATGAGAGgctttccttaatttttattgagTATGATGTAATAGTGAATGATtaatgagtgaaagtcactcagtcatgtctgactctttgcgaccccatggactgtagcctgcaaggttcctctgttcaagggattctctaggccaggaatactggagtgggttgccatgccctcttccagggaatcttcctgacccagggttcaaacccttgtctctttacatctcttgcactggcaggcaaattctttaccactagtgctgcctgggaaggccCCTCCTACACTGTAGCTGTAGCTAAAGGGAAATAAAGTAGGACCCAGCTTTTGGGTGTAAGAGGAAAGTCCTTTCAGGAGAGACAGCCTTCTGGCAAGTGCAACAAGAGCAGTGACCATGATCAGAGAACAAGCTTCTGAGCTATGCAGAAACCCTACTGCTTTCTGGGGACGTCCCTTCATGGTACAAAAAGGCTCTCTTGGCACCAGTAGATACTGATGCTGTCACAAACTGTTTCTTTATTCTTGGTCCGTTACTACCAGAAAGAGTCTCCAGAGTCTCTGGCTTCAGACAGGGCATGGACTCTTTGGGATGGAGTTGTCAAAGGGACAAAGATGTGTCCATGGTCTACAAACTACTCTGCAGACCAGAGGCTCACTTTGAATCACTTCTTCCCTGTACTGCACAACAGGCAGAGCTGCCAACCTGGATATGGAGTGCAATAAGAACCAAGAACACCTCAGATTTACAGTGCATTAAACAATTCTCAACAGTAAAATTTTAGTTTCAAGATTTATTCCAAATgtcagacttcagttcagttcagttcagtcattcagtcatgtccaactctttgtgaccccatgaatcgcagcacaccaggcctccctgtccatcacaaactcctggagtctacccaaactcatgtgcatcgagttggt
This genomic interval carries:
- the LOC136148486 gene encoding interferon alpha-1-like: MAPAWSSLLALLLLSCNSICSLGCHLPHTHSLANRRVLTLLRHLRMVSPSSCLQDRNDFAFPQEALGGSQLQRAQAISVLHEVTQHTFQLFSTQGSAAVWDQSLLDKLRTALDQQLTDLQACLRQEQGLQGAPLLKGDSSLALRKYFHRVTLYLQEKGHSPCAWEVVRAEVMRAFSSSTNLQERFRRKD